AATGGTGATTCAATGACAAACTTACACGATTTGCAAAAAGATTTAGCGCAAGCATTAACCGAATTTGAGCAACAAGTGAAGTTTTCTGAAGGTCAGCTATTTGTCATCGGCTGTTCCACATCAGAAGTAATGGGTGAGAAGATTGGAACAGCTGGTGCTCTCGATGTAGCGCAAGTTCTATACGAAGAATTTTCAATATTCGCGCAAAGACATAAAATTCACTTAGTTTTCCAAGGCTGCGAGCATATTAACCGAGCTTTAACACTTGAGGCTGCAGCCGCTAAAATGTACCATTTAGAACCTGTTTCGGTCATTCCTGTCCGTACAGCAGGTGGCTCCATGTCTGCATACGCTTTTACACAAATGGATGAACCTGTAGTTGTGGAAACCATCCAAGCACACTATGGGATAGATATTGGTCTAACATTAATCGGCATGCATTTAAAAGCAGTAGCCGTACCTTTGCGAACATCTGTTAAGCAACTAGGCAATGCAGTTATTACGTTAGCGACAACACGTCCGAAACTTATCGGTGGAGAACGTGCGCAATATACCGTAACACCTTAACGTTACATATATCATTTACTTGGAAACTCCGAGCGATTCGGAAGTACATTTAGGGGGATTTGAAAATGGCATTTGAAAAATTAGCAGGACAAGACAAGGCAATTTTAGACGCAATTTTATTGGAGAAAAAACGTCAAAACACAAACATCGAACTAATTGCATCAGAAAACTTCGTATCGGAAGCCGTTATGGAAGCACAAGGTTCATATTTAACAAATAAATATGCAGAAGGTTACCCTGGCAAACGTTACTATGGCGGATGTGAACATGTGGATGTAGTGGAAAATATCGCGCGTGACCGTGCAAAAGAATTATTCGGTGCAGCTTATGTTAACGTACAGCCACACTCAGGTGCGCAAGCGAACATGGCGGTTTACCATACAATCTTAAAACCAGGTGATACAGTACTTGGTATGAACTTATCACACGGTGGTCACTTAACACATGGATCACCAGTAAACTTCTCAGGTATTCTTTATAATTTCGTAGAATACGGTGTAACTGAAGATACAAACTTAATAGATTATGAAGATGTTCGTCAAAAAGCATTGGAATCTAAGCCAAAATTGATCGTTGCTGGTGCATCAGCTTATCCTCGTGCAATCGACTTTGCTAAGTTCCGTGAAATCGCGGATGAAGTTGGCGCATATTTCATGGTTGATATGGCGCATATTGCCGGTCTAGTAGCGGCGGGTGAGCACCAAAATCCAGTACCGTATGCAGATTTCGTAACGACAACAACTCATAAAACGTTACGCGGTCCTCGTGGCGGTATGATTTTAACAAATGATGAAAAATGGGAAAAAGAATTGAATAAATCAGTATTCCCTGGTATTCAAGGCGGCCCATTAATGCATGTCATCGCTGCAAAAGCAGTATCATTCGGTGAAGCATTACAACCTGAATTTAAAGATTACGCAAAACAAATTAAAGCAAATGCAGCGGCACTTGCAAAATCTTTAATGGATGAAGGTGTTGAGATCGTATCAGGCGGTACGGATAACCACTTGCTTCTATTAAATGTAAAATCTTTAGGTTTAACAGGTAAAGTAGCAGAGCATGTATTGGATGAAGTGGCGATTACTACAAACAAAAACACAATTCCATTCGATACAGAATCACCATTCGTTACATCAGGTATCCGTGTAGGTACAGCAGCTGTTACATCTCGAGGTTTCAAAGAAGAGGATGTAATCGAAGTAGGTAAAATTATCGCGTCAGTTCTTAAAAACCATGAAGATGCAGCAGTAAAAGAGGAAGCACGTAAACGTGTTGAAGCTCTTACAGCAAAATATCCTTTATACGCATAATTGAGTTTAAGCCCTCTATTTACAATATTGTAGATAGAGGGCTTTTTAATAAGAAGAAATAACGAATAGATAGGCAATTACAGGAGAATGCTACTTAAAGATAATATTTGTACTATTTTTGTATTATAAAAAGGGCAATTTTTAAAACATTCTTGTCATAGTTTTCGTTAACTTTATTTTCTGTTATACTGTGTTAGATAAACAACAGTTAGGAGATGTCAACGTGAGTAAAGTATACGTATTTGACCACCCATTAATCCAACATAAGTTAACTTATATTCGAGATAAAGAAACAGGGACAAAAGAATTCCGGGAGTTAGTTGACGAAGTCGCAACATTAATGGCTTTTGAAATTACTCGTGATTTACCACTGGAAGAAATCGAAGTGGAGACACCTGTTACAAAGGCGAAGGCAAAAGTATTATCAGGGAAGAAAATGGCGATTGTCCCAATTTTACGTGCGGGTATCGGAATGGTAGATGGCGTATTAAAATTAATTCCTGCTGCAAAAGTAGGTCATATTGGTCTTTACCGTGATCCGGAAACATTAAAGCCAGTAGAATATTATGCAAAACTTCCAGCAGATGTTGAAGAACGTGACTTCATTATTGTTGACCCGATGCTAGCAACGGGTGGTTCAGCTGTAGAAGCGATTAATTCACTGAAAAAGCGCGGTGCGAAAAGCATCAAGTTTATGTGTCTGATCGCAGCTCCAGAAGGTGTGGAAGAAATTCAAAAAAATCACTCAGACGTAGATATTTACATCGCATCTCTAGATGAAAAATTAAATGATCATGGCTATATCGTACCAGGCTTAGGTGATGCCGGGGATCGTTTATTCGGAACAAAATAATAAATAAACGAGACGTCCGTAAGCAGTTGCGGGCGTTTTCTATTAAATAGCAAGTTGATTAGACATTTGCAGAAAAAATTAATTACAGATTAGACAAGGAGAAAAATGATGACGAAGAAGTTTAAAGTTATGACGATTTTTGGAACAAGACCGGAGGCAATTAAAATGGCGCCTCTTGTGCTGGAACTGGGAAAACATCCGGAACAAATAGAATCGATTGTTACTGTAACGGCACAGCACCGTCAAATGCTTGACCAAGTGTTGGAAACTTTTGAAATTAAGCCGGATTATGATTTAAATATAATGAAAGACCGTCAAACACTGGTAGATGTAGCGACGAATGCACTATTAGGACTTGATCGAGTAATGAAGGAAGCAAAACCTGATATCGTGTTGGTACATGGTGATACGGCGACAACTTTTGTTGGCAGTCTGGCAGCTTTCTACAATCAAATTGCAATTGGCCATGTTGAAGCAGGACTTCGTACAGGTCAAAAATATTCACCATACCCGGAAGAGATGAACCGTCAGTTAACAGGGGTAATGGCAGATCTGCATTTTGCACCAACTGAACAGTCTCGTGCTAACCTGCTAAAGGAAAACAAACCGGCAGAAGCAATTTTCGTAACGGGTAATACGGCAATTGATGCATTAAAAACAACAGTAAGTGACCATTACACACATCCGGTCATTGAAAAAATTGGTTCGGACCGCATGATTTTATTAACGGCACACCGTCGTGAAAATCTAGGTGAACCAATGCGTAATATGTTCCGTGCAATTATGCGTCTGTTGAACGAGCATGATGATGTTCAAGTTGTCTACCCTGTGCATATGAATCCTGCAGTACGTGAAGTTGCCAATGAAATTTTAGGGGACAACCCGCGTGTTCATTTAATTGAACCATTGGAAGTTTTTGATTTCCATAATTTCGCTGCCCGTTCTTACATGATTTTAACGGATTCCGGCGGTGTTCAAGAAGAAGCGCCATCGTTAGGGAAACCGGTACTAGTTTTACGTGATACAACAGAGCGTCCTGAAGGGATTGCAGCAGGTACACTGAAACTTGCGGGAACAGACGAAGAAGTTATTTACAAAATGGCTAAAGAATTATTAGTCAATGACGAAGCTTATGAAGCAATGGCACATGCATCGAATCCTTATGGAGATGGATTTGCTTCCGAGCGTATTGTGGAAGCATTAATGCAATTTGCTCAAAAGCAGTTAGTAGATGAAATTATCGAAAAAGCAGAGACTCGATAATCCAAATTCTTACTGAAATTTACTTTAAAATGAAATTGACAACAGGAGATAGCATTTCGCTCCTGTTGTCAAGTATTAAATTCGACATTATTGCCAAAAAATTTTTTCTTGGATACAAAAAATGTATCGACACGGAAAAAACGCATGAAATAGCGAATTTTAGCGTTAGTGAAAAAATGCAAAAAATATTTATGCATAACTATACACAAATTTGTCAACAATTTGACAAGGAATGTATCTATGTGAAGTTTTTCACCATTACTAATTGACATCAAAAACCCCCTATTGTATGCTTACAAAGGGTAAGAATGATAAGAGTTTCGCCTAGTCAAAAGACGTTGAAACGCTTGTTATATCAAGTTTCTACTAGATTGACAGTTGAAACGAAACTCGTCAATTTGCAACGTTCTATGCGCCTGGATGAAGTCCGTGAAGATTAAGAGACACTTAGAAGTATGAAATGAATGTTCACAATAGGATTTTCCTGAAGTGGAATTATTTACTACTTGTAACGGCCTCTAATTTTGTAGTGCATTTAC
This genomic window from Solibacillus sp. FSL R5-0449 contains:
- a CDS encoding TIGR01440 family protein, with the protein product MTNLHDLQKDLAQALTEFEQQVKFSEGQLFVIGCSTSEVMGEKIGTAGALDVAQVLYEEFSIFAQRHKIHLVFQGCEHINRALTLEAAAAKMYHLEPVSVIPVRTAGGSMSAYAFTQMDEPVVVETIQAHYGIDIGLTLIGMHLKAVAVPLRTSVKQLGNAVITLATTRPKLIGGERAQYTVTP
- the upp gene encoding uracil phosphoribosyltransferase, with the protein product MSKVYVFDHPLIQHKLTYIRDKETGTKEFRELVDEVATLMAFEITRDLPLEEIEVETPVTKAKAKVLSGKKMAIVPILRAGIGMVDGVLKLIPAAKVGHIGLYRDPETLKPVEYYAKLPADVEERDFIIVDPMLATGGSAVEAINSLKKRGAKSIKFMCLIAAPEGVEEIQKNHSDVDIYIASLDEKLNDHGYIVPGLGDAGDRLFGTK
- the glyA gene encoding serine hydroxymethyltransferase; translated protein: MAFEKLAGQDKAILDAILLEKKRQNTNIELIASENFVSEAVMEAQGSYLTNKYAEGYPGKRYYGGCEHVDVVENIARDRAKELFGAAYVNVQPHSGAQANMAVYHTILKPGDTVLGMNLSHGGHLTHGSPVNFSGILYNFVEYGVTEDTNLIDYEDVRQKALESKPKLIVAGASAYPRAIDFAKFREIADEVGAYFMVDMAHIAGLVAAGEHQNPVPYADFVTTTTHKTLRGPRGGMILTNDEKWEKELNKSVFPGIQGGPLMHVIAAKAVSFGEALQPEFKDYAKQIKANAAALAKSLMDEGVEIVSGGTDNHLLLLNVKSLGLTGKVAEHVLDEVAITTNKNTIPFDTESPFVTSGIRVGTAAVTSRGFKEEDVIEVGKIIASVLKNHEDAAVKEEARKRVEALTAKYPLYA
- the wecB gene encoding UDP-N-acetylglucosamine 2-epimerase (non-hydrolyzing) → MTKKFKVMTIFGTRPEAIKMAPLVLELGKHPEQIESIVTVTAQHRQMLDQVLETFEIKPDYDLNIMKDRQTLVDVATNALLGLDRVMKEAKPDIVLVHGDTATTFVGSLAAFYNQIAIGHVEAGLRTGQKYSPYPEEMNRQLTGVMADLHFAPTEQSRANLLKENKPAEAIFVTGNTAIDALKTTVSDHYTHPVIEKIGSDRMILLTAHRRENLGEPMRNMFRAIMRLLNEHDDVQVVYPVHMNPAVREVANEILGDNPRVHLIEPLEVFDFHNFAARSYMILTDSGGVQEEAPSLGKPVLVLRDTTERPEGIAAGTLKLAGTDEEVIYKMAKELLVNDEAYEAMAHASNPYGDGFASERIVEALMQFAQKQLVDEIIEKAETR